In Lolium rigidum isolate FL_2022 chromosome 3, APGP_CSIRO_Lrig_0.1, whole genome shotgun sequence, the genomic window AGCAAGGATACATCAGCTACGAATATACGATAACACCAAGTTGACCACCTAAAAAAACACCATGAAGCTAACCAAAGTCTAAAACCGACCTCATAACAGAAGACGTTGCCGGTAGTCTTTACAGCAACTATATGCGTGAACTCTGTaaaaactttattcaaaacaggACACTGGAACTCCCCTGCACAAAAAGAACACATATGAACACCAACAGCAGAAAGCAGGTAGCGTCAAAGGAATTTACTATTGCTCTAGCTGTTTCATTTGGTTCAAGATACAATGAATTTTTCGTGGCAAAGGTTTTTAACTCACCGTCCGTGTTCTTGTGGAAAGTGAGAGGAATTAGATCCTCCTGCTTCAACGCTGCTCCAGTTACAGGATGCTTCCCGAATTTTTTAATATATGGGATTATGCTCCTGCATTCAGAAGCAAGAAATAAGAAAATCCCTCCCAACCTTGTAAGCTATTGTACCAATAAGTTATTCAAAGGAGCACCACCTAGCCACTTACATTAAATCGAAGATGCTTCCATCTGCTGTACACACCGGATCCTCGAACGGCAAAAACGTAAGCCTAATATCCAATGAAATAGCAATCAGTGGCTAAAGAGGGATTAACCTTAGTTACTAATCGAATGCTACTGTAGCTCAATTTAAATCACATGAAAGTTCAATTCAAGAACTGAATTTGAGCCCATGGAACTTACGGAGGTAACTTCATTAATTAATGACATATAACAACTAAAGATCTACTCAAAGTAAGTTCATGCCCTAAAGAAGAAACCCTATAAGCTCAAGCTCTCCCAATACTTGAATCAGAATCCTAAATTACCAATAGAACAAAAGTAAGCAGGCAAATCTTCCACCAAGCTggagaagaaaagagaaagaaggtAATTACGCGCAGCAGTAGAAAGGGAGGCGCTGGAATGGCGCGATGGCCTCCCTGTTCTTGGCGCCGCCCCACTCTGTCGCCCACTCCGTCGCCGTTATGAACATCCGGTCCTTGCTATGCTGCTTCTTACCCATATCCGACTATCCTAGAGTACGCGGGCCTCCGGCCGGTCGTGGGGTGGCCCTGCCGGGCGGTCTGAtttcgccggcggcgaggtggaacGGCGAGATTTGACGACGGGGAGTATCCGGGtcggggaaagagaagaaaaaggcaGATAAAACACGGCTTGGGCCGCTGGGGTCGGTGCGAAACAAATTCGGCCCAGACCAGCCCAACCAAGCCCAGGAGCGGCCCAAAGGCATGGCGCAAGTGGGCACGCAGCGCAGCTCAGGCCGAGCGAAGAGGAGAGGTCTACTCGAGTAGAGCAGgatgggcagcggcggcggcggtagcccgacggcgagcagcagcagcagcgacgatgacGGGGACGCGACGTGGAAGGCGGCCATCGAATCCGTCGCTGTCGGGGGGTTCGGCTACCCGCCGTCCAACGGCGCGGCGAAGGCCgcctctggcggcggcgacgacaacCACGGGTTGGAGCAGCCGCCGCTGGAGGAGAAGGCCCAAGCGCCCGGGCTTAAGCTTTACCAGATCAAGGTGTGTTGATTTCCACACTGGCCATTGCTATTATGCTTGCTAGTTATTCTTGGGGCAAAGATTACTTTCTGCTCCTAACTCTGTGATTTCTTCGTTTCACGGCCTCCACTTAGTGCTTTGCTTGATGTCTTAGGTTTCACTGTGCTAATTTCTGTTAGGATGTGGTGTCTGAAGAGCTTCATGCATCCATATTTGAGTCTCTTCCACCTTTGCCACATAATTCATTCGGGCTGCCTGAAGGAACTAGAATTAGCTGATTCACTTGGAATAGTCTGGGTTAAGTTAGTAACAATGAGTACATTGGCTTGAAATtcgctccctccgttccataatataTTATATGTCAGTAACAATGAGTACATCTTATATTATGTGGACAGAGTATGTTCAAGTGAAATATATCAGTGCTATCAGAAGAAGCACATACATACTCACACTTGTAAATAGCCATGGTGAAATATATATTGCTATCAGAGAAGAAGCACATGCATACCCACACATAGActagagctttttttttttggatgtaaTCAATCATGTTCCATTCCATAGGATGTATACTAGTACATTGCTGCCACTTTGGCGATTTTCCCTAATGCCATTTCACAAAATGCCACAACTTATTTCTTAACTACCCGGTATAAAAGCTTACTTTGTCCCCTATTTTACATTGCCAGCGCCTGAGTGCTTCATATTACTTTGATCTCTTCATAAGTGTCCTGTTCCATATGTGAGATCATTTCCTGTTAAAACAGGACCCCATATTTCGGTTGGTACCTATCCCAGCCAGATGCATAGTGAAGAATATAAATACTTTCAGTTGGAAAAGAAAAAGCTGAAAATGACAACTTATATTTTGTGTGCTAGTCTTGTTGTCTTTGGGAACAGCGGACATACTACGTTAATTTTATTCATGTCAGCTGATGATTGCGCTGATTGGTTGCTATTTAGTGGACTAGTTGTCTGCTTAGTTCACAACTCGACAACTCGTGCATATTCTTGGCTGTAAAACATGTGAATGTCATTCACTACATCCTACAAATCTATATTACTGTTCACTTTCATGAGACTTTTCAGTATGTAGAAGCTTGCATGATGCTGGTGTGCATTCAGGCCTGCAATCTGCATATGTAGCATCAGCATTTCACTTAAACAAACCTTTCTTCTAAGTTTCTACTTTTCTCTTTGCACTTCATTCAGCTGTTCTTCCGATTATATCATTATTTCTTGAAGTTAGGCATAGGAAGTCATACTATGTTATGCATTATGATCTTACAAGCTTCATCTGGTTTGTTTTAGGTAAGAAATATGTTGGACGATATGTTAGAGAAAAATCTCGAAATAGTGAGCAATCCTTGCTCAAACTTGGCTGACCCTGTGGAAACAGGCGGAGGGATAAAATTATTTAAGAAGGCACCACCTGGCATCAGAATGGATGCCATAGGTATGTGATGACTGTGATTATCTTCAATAATCTCGGTGTATAGATCCTTTCATGGCGGTAATACATATTAATGTGTATTTCTAGATAAATACCATGTGCAACTCAAGAGGCCAAGGATTCTTCCCACACCACAGATTGACGAGAAATCAAAGAAGGTTGGACATCTCTTTTCATAGTAATTTTACCTATGCCTGTGAGGTTAATGTCATATTTTTTACTCATCACACCGCGACCCTGTTTTCAGTTCAGGCATATGGTTCGGTCTGTCGTTGTTGATGGTAACGACGTACTTGTTTCCGCAAAAGAAGCGTCCCAAATATCATTGGCTAAAATGGAAGCCAGAGAAACCGCAGCAAAGGCCAAAGCCAAGAGGGAGGAAGAACGGGTGACCAAGCTGAAGAAGGTTAGGGGAGAGAAGTGGCTTCCTTCCATTGCTAGAGAAATGAAGGTAA contains:
- the LOC124701244 gene encoding uncharacterized protein LOC124701244, which codes for MGSGGGGSPTASSSSSDDDGDATWKAAIESVAVGGFGYPPSNGAAKAASGGGDDNHGLEQPPLEEKAQAPGLKLYQIKVRNMLDDMLEKNLEIVSNPCSNLADPVETGGGIKLFKKAPPGIRMDAIDKYHVQLKRPRILPTPQIDEKSKKFRHMVRSVVVDGNDVLVSAKEASQISLAKMEARETAAKAKAKREEERVTKLKKVRGEKWLPSIAREMKKEKAWEQRK